In Enoplosus armatus isolate fEnoArm2 chromosome 16, fEnoArm2.hap1, whole genome shotgun sequence, the genomic window cttaaaaaatgcaaatacactgGTGTGGCTCTttgaatttaacattttatttaaggAAAGGATTAAAGTCAGATGTGTACTTGAGGGAGAAACGTTTCAAAGTGGTTTCAAAGTGAATGTAGCCAGTAAAGGTCCTCACAAGTGTTGTAATACAAATAaacgtgtgtgtgggtgagtgacAGAGAGGTTCATTATAGATCTCTGTTTGTGCTCACTGCTCGTCATACCCCCTGTACATCCCAGCAGGTCATCAAACAGCTAAAGTCCACCATTTGATGACTATAAAAATCCCctcttgtttgtctctgtttttggcTCTCGCCCCGGCTCTGCCTTCTCCTCCCCTGATGTGCTTCAAGCTGCATCTCTGACAACCAAAACCACAGTCAGTTTTTGCCAGGATGATTCATCAATCTCCAATGCAAAGTTGTAGTTTGCCCTATAAAGGACAGATTTATTAGTCAAAcctaataaatatttaattatacCTCAAAAGAAGGTGTTGGCATCTGTTCTTTGATTACAAAATGAGAAGAGGAAGCTTACTCACCGTTCTTACTCAACAGTGGAGAAATGTACACTGCAATGCAAACCCTGCAACACAGAGAATCTGATTTTTAGAGATTGTTTGTTCaatctttccttccttttttagACGTGTATTCCTCCTACTCTCGTCCTACTATATCTGTTCAAAGTACCTGGAGGTGTGCATTGTTGCTGGACAGACATACTCTATATGGGTTAGTCAAGCACTGCATTGATCGGAACTAAAGAGGCTACTGTGGTGCAGTGTGCAGGTGTGATTCAACTCTGTCCTGCTTCCACTTCCTTGGCTCACCTGGtcgacacacacacctgagcacCAGGACTCCAACTACATTCACAATACCCTGCTGCAAGCAGATTAGACCTACACAAGGACACAttaacccacacacacaatttggaaagaaaaatatgGCAGTGTAtggaaacaagacaaagagtctacattcatgttagcagctctgtgacgcTGGACTGTaagcacagcagtgttttgggctaaatgctaatgtcagcatgctcacaacGACTGATGTTTAGCTGGTATAACGTTTACCAGGTTaattttagtttagtgtgctaacatgcacacatttgctaattggcactaaacacaGTGCAGTTGAGGGTGTTGGGAATGTCCATCAATAGTCGTCAAAACTACAATGGTAACCTCATGGCAGTGATAGAGaaaaaagtcattaggatacatctatgaaccatgaatatctgtaccaaattttgtgACAATCCATtttttgatgttgatgtttcaCTGGATGAGCAAGAAGTTTGACCTATTAGTGgcacaagatgaaaagtcaagggatcattTGAATCCATCCTTTGGGCACCATGGATATGTAACAAGTTTTATAGCAATACAAcaagtagttgttgagatatttcatttaaaacccGAAATGTCAAATTCATAATGGTGCTAGAGcaaatgtcaggggatcatcaaagtcaggCATCATCCTCTGGGCTCCATGgatatctgcaccaaatttcatggcaatccattcaacagtagttgagatatttcagtctggaccaatgtggtggaccaacagaccaacattgccatccccagagccacaCCACTAGCCTGGCTAGAAGAGATAGAATATCAGTACAATATGCAGCCCCAGAAAGTAAAGGCGGAGAATGTAAAAGAAAGGGAGAATTAGAACTGTGAGCGAGAGATATAGACGAacaggggagaagaggagggaggcagcGGTGGTGAATGAGAGAGATAAGAGGAGCATTAGAATaaggatgaggaggacaaaCTAGTTCCAGCGTTTATGGAGTTGAACACAATTgacaatctctctctttctctctcgtcAGTGCCAATGTTTACAGCGGTCAAGCAGGCTTTGCAGAGTAATTCTACTATTATTAGCCAGCATGACAGCTAATGCTGCAGCCAGATGGTCAGGATGATGGACACACTCCGTCTGCCTCGTGACCctctgtttatgttttctgGTTTGCTCTTCGtacttttgtttgcatttttggcCCACTGGCGTCTTTCCCTTTTCTAATTTGAAAATGTAGCCTGCAAACTGGGCTACccagaaacacatgaaaatacaaagCCAGTCTTATGATTGCCCTCTAATGATGGAAACAGAATAACCCTTTTAGCATTCATAATTTAGGATGCAACCGAGACACAAGACTATTATTTGACTCTGCACCCAGacagtgtttctgcatgtttttgcatgttttctcttCTGAAACTCAACTTCCTCTTTTATTTGCATAGAATGGCCTTTCTAAAACACTGCTCAGTGACTCTGGCTGACAGGAGCAAAATCCAAATCGAAAGCTGCTCCTCCACCTAGTGGCGTAAAGGCCACAGTGCGTCAACTTAGCAACGTAGCAACACAGCAAGGTTGCAAGCAAGGTCTCATAACGGGGAGGAGTAGAGAGgtggagacagaggcagaccGGAGTGAGCgagggagggggagcaggaagagatggaggaaagagaagaggaggaggggcaaAAAGAGGGAGATATGTAGGGAGAGAAGCACCAGTATTCTCTTTGAAGCTGACTGTATTCTCTGAAGAGGACCGTTGCATAATTTCAGCAGAAAAATAGCcttgacagtgttgtttttatttcccctctCTCAGAGTTGTCTGTTCAGGCGAGGATCCTGACAGCTCTGCAGATACAAGGAAGatacacaaaggcacacacacaacacaatgtaCAGCTTAAACCTATAAAGCATGGGGGTGAACATGGGGCACGTAACATTCAAATGCAATCATTAAGATACATATGGCAGTAAGATGGACAAAATGGCCCACTCAGACAACCACGCACCCGAACACGCAGGCTCATGACCAAATGAGTAATCATCCCTGCAGGTATCCAggctctgagtgtgtgtatgtgtgtgtgtgtgtgtgtgtgtgtgtgtgtgtgtgtctgagtgtgattgcttgcgtctgtgtgtgtttgtgtgactttctactccccctctctcctctcagtctcaGCTATGTAGGCTAACTCTCCTATTGGATCCCATTATGTGTCAGGACACTGCATGACTTACACAGGATTAGATGTGTTCCCAGCTGGATTCAAACTCATAATTGAATTTCAGGCTTGTCTCTCTATAATTGGACTAAAATTAATCAGTGAGTTTTTCTCATCATTTTTCAGCCTTTCACCTGCTTACTCTACCTCTCTATTCTTCTTCTAGATTTACTCTCCATCTCTTagttttttgttctgttctgccCAATTACTTTACTGACCCTCCCTAAAGGTCCCTCTGCTCTAAATATTAAATACtaccctcctctccctgccaGGTCCAAGATGGGCATCCTGGAATTTGGGCATCTTCATCTGTATCCGCTGTGCTGGTATCCATCGAAACCTGGGGGTCCACATCTCCAAGGTCAAGTCTGTCAATCTGGACCAGTGGACGCAGGAGCAGGtccaggtcagaggtcacactaCAGATCCAAACATCAAGATGTGTGGTATACAGTACATGGCTTACCACAAAATATGAATGTGATACAGTACACGCTGATTGTGTTCACATAGATCTGGGCATGGCACTACCCAGTCACTAATTCAGTATTCATAGAGCAACTCCAAAAAGTGTCACCTGACAACAGCAACTAAAGCCTTTACGCTCTGATTTCTTATGGAGGcagttgtttgtatttgtaggTATTAACTGTCATAatggcttagcttagcataaagactggaaacagggggaaacagttagcaTTGCTCAGTCCATAAAACCACTACGTGTCATTTTTATACTTCAGttattgtacagattaaacaaggGACACGTTTAGCCgttgggcagagccaggctagctgtttccccatttttaagtctttatactcagctaagctaagcagctgctggctgtatcttcatatttagctaaagacatgagagtggtatcgatcttcttatctcactctcagaaagaaagcacttaatgttaaatgttttatcttaaatgtcaaactattcctttaactttaCAAGGCTAAATCTTTGGAAAAGTACAATGTTAAAATATAgagcagatttttcttttcatacaaaacaacTCTCTTTGTTCGCTGCTTACTACAGTCttttattttgcaaatattGGGTTTTTGGTAATAAGACTATTGGGAACACAAGAGTAAATTAGGCATtttagaggaaaggagaaataaattATTCGTTAAGTATTTTTTGTATGGTATAATGGATTTCAGAGTTACAATATTCGACCAAAACGGCAGGGATGCCATAAGGTAACAAAATGGGCTTGGAGGGGTTATTTAAGAACATATAGAATATATGGGTAACGTTCCCAAAATGACAACAGGGGTACTCACCAATGCAATGTAGTTTTAGGGTAGTCAGCTTGTAGAGTATAAATCTTGGAATAATTAGGGACTTGTCAATCATTTATGGGGCACAGCAACATACTTATACAGTATGGGGCTTAACAGGTTAAATGTTGCTGCATAGGCAATCCCAGCTTATGTTCTTTGGACTGACTACAGTGTATGGGCTGTTCATTATAGTACTGGATGAAGTACAATATAAACAAATGCTTTTGCCCTTTGTTCGTGGCAGTTATTAGGTAAGGCGCCCAAACAGGGCATAGAGGAGAACCCTGACCAGCTTTAAGTTCTTAATGAGGATaatttatttctcctttcctctaaaATGCCCAATTGTTACTCCCTTGTTACTCCCCAcagtcttgttttcttccactgtaCCTACATTTAAATACCAGTAGGAGCTGGTAAGCATTTAATTGGTATTGATGTGATGTGAATTGGTGATTCATACAATGAAGTAGCACTGTTAATCGTGGGCTGTATTATAAAGTGTTACagacttttttatattttaccaaCAGAATTATAACACAAAACCTTTTGTCAGAAATGACCAGTTGTTGGATCAATATTGATATTTCTGACTGCAGGAAAAATTCATTTAGAATTTGTCAACATTTCTGTATCAACTGTAAAGGAAGACACAGGGCGTAATATTAATACTTACATGTCCACATACAGCAGAGGAAATAGACACTTTCTCATCAGTATGCAGTTTGATAGGCAAGAAAGTCAGCGTTATGCTTGTCAGcatctttatctttctcttttctctacATCCACAATAAGAATCCACACTGTTTTATTAGCAGGACTCCACCACACACAATAGGAATAGCATCTTGGATATTGCATCTTTCCTTTATAAGACTTCTTAACACTGTGACatggtttgttgtgttttgtgtcaccAGTGTGTTCAGGAGATGGGAAATGCCAAAGCCAAACGTCTCTACGAGGCTTTCTTACCTGAGTGTTTCCAGCGCCCCGAGACAGACCAGTCTGCAGAGGTCTTCATCAGGGACAAATATGATAAGAAGAAGTACATGGATAAGGTCATCGACATCCAGATGCTCAGGGTGAgtctgcacacccacacagaaaaAAGCTTTGTGCTTGTGTCTCAAACAGGaccagcagaagaagaaaaaactagACAGGACAGTGAATAACACAGTTTCATGTTGTGTCTCTTTATCTGCCACTGTCACGATACTGTTGAGGAAGGCCAATCCATCTGAAGTGTCTGCTTGTTCAACAaaaccattttctctctctgtacagaaagaaaagagctgCGACAATATACCCAAGGAACCAGTTGTGTTTGAGAAGATGAAATTGGTGAGTACATCTTTCCATGCCCTGATCTTACATTTGAAACGTTTCGCTGATGCTCTTATGCAGAGTGAGTGCAGCATTAGGTTGAGCTGGAGTGCCGGGAGAAGTCCGTCAGTGAGGAGAAGGTGACATGAGCTGCATCTTGAGGAGATGAGTTTTCAGCCAGCAGGCGAAAATTGGGAGTTACTTTGCCGTTCTGACTGGAGTAGGAAGGCCATTTCATCACCAGGGAGTCTGGAGAAAAGTGATTCTGGACTCAAGCTCATTTGTCAAAGCAGACATGGTGCATTTATTGTATCGACTTTCTCTGTtgtgacagaaaaaagacaTCAGCCCAAAGACAGCTTCCCAGTCTGTTACAGACCTGCTTGGATTAGGTATtgtacctacacacacacacacacacacacacacacacaccattactTGCACATTcagttatttattataaaatgtatctGTCATCTATAACACAGAAGCGAGAGATGCTTTGTCAGTGTTCTTTCCAAATGTCAGAGAATCCCGAAAGCTTCGTTTTTTAACATGGATCCCATGTTTTTATCGATTATTATCAATTGTTGCTAGAAATGCTAGAAATTCTACTTTTAAGCAAGTGGACACACCAAACACCAACTTTAGGTTGACAATTTGAggtttgattatattttatcttGATGAAATAGTTATTGAAATAGACAAGTTATACTTGAAATAATCATAACCGTGCTTTCATTTATGCTCTATTAGATGCCCCTGCTCCGAGTCCTGCAGTGTCGAATGGTGGTGGGTGTGTTCCAGACAGTAATGGGAGCCCAGCAGTGTCTAATCCAGCTCTGGCACACTCTGCACTGGATCTCTTCAGCTCTCTGCCAGCACCCTCTTCTGCTTCCTCCACTAAAACCACAGTAGGAGTTAACACACTGAACATGCTCTGCACCGTCTGCTCTCCACAGAACCCTTAtggttttagccatgctagcgtcagtctgtccaccacttttgtccagactgaaatatctcaacaactcttGGATAGATTGCTATACAATTTTGTACTCATGTATTCATgtccccttcaggatgaattgtaataacttaaGTGATCTTTTCTATCTGTCATCAGGTCACAATTTCAATTCGttgtttatgacaaaatacctgcaaaactaattacattcccatcaaccccatctgtatttgtattgttaaggtgctaattagcaaatggtAGCATACTACCATGCTGAACGAGGATGAAAATGGTAATactacctgctaaacattagcatgtcagcatgcttaagttagcatttggctcaaagtaCTGTCCCTAACCCTCATAGAGCCGCTAGCGTGCACATATACTTGTAGTCTTGTTTAAATCTGCCTTTGTAGCTGTGCTTTCAATTGCCCCGTCTGTCACCCCTGCTTGCATTTTTCCAGTGTTGATGATTACCTTCTcctaccctctctctcttctttctctctatccaTGCCACCCCCTCACCCTCCTTCTCCAGCCTGTTTCCAACTCCATGCCTCAGAGCAGAGTGACTGCATCGGTGCCTGAAAACCTCAGTCTGTTCCTGGATCCGGCGCCCAAAGTAGAGGAGGGCGTTGTCAAGAAATTGTCCAAGGACTCTATTCTGTCCCTGTACGCCTCCACCCCCTCAGTGCACGCCAGCAGTATGGCTACTCACGGTGAGAACTGCAGAACCTTGATGTTGTTTTCTCCATGTGTCCTTAAGTCTTAATTTAATTAGAGTTTCATTAAAGAGACTAGAGAATTTGCATTATTAATTGCTTACTGATTGCCAAAATGGCCGCTTTCTATCTGTGATTATTTTCAGCAGGCTTGTACATGAACCAGATGGGATACCCGACACACCCATATGGTTCGTACCATTCTTTAGCCCAGGCAGGTGGAATGGGTGGCGCcatgatgacatcacagatGGCCATGATGGGACAGCAACAGAGTGGCATGATTGGAGTTCAACAGAACGGCATGATGGGACAGCAGAATGGCTTAATAGGTGGCCAGGGTGTCATGGCTCAGCCTGGTGGCGTTATGGCGCCACCCTACATGTCGGGGATGACCCAGGGCATGATTGGACAGCAGCAAAGCAGAATGATGGTACAACAGCCGACTGGGATGATGGGACAGCAGCAGGTTGGAGGTTTGGCTACTTTACCTCATCAGCAGGTGTATGGAGTGCAACAAGCCCAGCAGCTACAGTGGAACATTACccaggtgtgtgtatgcgtgtgtgtttgttttggaccATATGAATTTTGAAAGgagtaaaataataacaaaatgtgttgtggCTTTCAGATGACTCAGCATGTGGCTGGCATGAATCTCTACAACACCAACAGCATGATGGGATACAGCAGTCAACACATGGGAGGCTCGACAGCTCCAGGCTCAGAGCACATGACAGCACACGTTTGGAAATGATCTCATgatctctctatctatctagcTAAGTGATTAACGCCAATAACCCACTAAAGAGAAGGGAACTGAGTTGTAGGAGTCTGTGGACTCTCCATGAGACATTTTCTAATgcaagggaggaggaggaggaggaggagacaggtgtGAAGAAGAATAAGGTTTGGGAAACCACTActacctctctttctctctcctctctgcccatGCTTCCTCTTCTCGTCTCATCCAttgctacagtatgttttgcATATTTCCATGCTTGCCTTCAGAACATTTTCGTATAATGACGAAGACAACAAGGTCCAGAGGTTCTTTGGTTAGGACTCCGCATCTTTCTTTGTACCCAGCTTGTATGTGAGGTGTCAACTAACTGCTTGACTTAAAAGACCAGTTTGGTTTTTGGAgaattttacagtttttcttacttgatcagaatcagaataaaaaaatgcaaagtTAGCTAAGCTTAACTCAATTGGTTGATGGGCTACAATATTGACAGTTACTGGAACAAGACACATTTCCCCTAAAAGGAGGGGAAAATGCTTTGATGCAAGGCTAATaggtttatttaaaatgtgttaaacagattgacattttgggaaatacacttatttacttttttgtagagagttagatgaggagattgataccactctaatGTCTTTGTCACCAAATATACCAAAAtaagctactgccagcagtcggttagcttagcttagcataaagactggaaacagggaaaacaaCTAGCATAGCTCTGTCCGAATGTAACAAAATTCGCTTACCACCACCTCTGAcgctcacttattaacacagtgtatctcgtttgtttaatctatgCAAAAACCAAAGTCTAGAAGCAAAGCATTGTGGTTTTTTCTCGTGGGGACTATTTTTTGACAAGGCaaagtaacttcctggagtctagttgtcaccatgaggttgtTGTGTTGATTACGCAAAtcagatataatgtgttaattagtgagctgtactggtaggtggattttgttacctttggacagagccaggctaggtGTTTCcccttttccagtctttgtgctaagctaagctaaccggctgctggggGTCGCGTCATATGTAccatgcagacatgagagtggtatcaatcctctcatttaactcttggcaagaaagtgaataagtttATGtcaaagcaaaatgtcaaactattcttttaaccCAACATTAACTGTTTCTTAACAAATCATTCACAACAGAATAGCTTTGTTTTAGCCGCAACCATATTTGTGAAGGagcaaatgtacaaatgtttttCCAGCCAGCTTTCAAGCACACAGGGGTTAAGAGTTTGATACCTTAAAGGTTTTAGGTGACctatcattttaaaatctatttatatttaaaagatATTCCCCTTGTTGTGAGAGGAGACTAGTCTCTTAATTCATCACACCTTCAAGCTGCAAGTAGAGGGGAAAGGCATTAATGAATTTGTCTGGCTCTGTGTAAGtaggaaagaaatgtaaaatcttacaaaaaaaaacaatgtattccTTTTTAGATACTTGTGTTATCCTACCCGTCCAACAATAGTAAAATATAAGAAATCCCTGTATGTGTTGATAAGTTCTTAGATCCTCACTGTCTCACAAGTTAGAGCAGCTACAAAACCTACCTAAACAACCCTTAATTATGATGTCTTCTACTCTATTAACAGAGGGCTTCTTTTAGAATCAATGTCTAATCTCGACTTTAAGTGTCAAAAGTCCTAAACTGGATTTTGGGAGACCAAAGATCAAAGCTAGCTTTATTATGGTTGTACAGTATTCCAATGCTTTTGTTACATCTGCATAGCCACTTAACTAGTGATTAGTAGAACATTTAATTCAGCAGTCCTTTAACAGTTTGGTCTTACATGCTCTTACACAATGAATGTTTGGGCATATCAATTCACTGTGCTATTTCCTCAGCAAGGGTGGGACACTTAAAAAGTCACTTGCATGCAATGCCATCGTGTAAATGCTGAGGTAACGCTCACACACCTCAAGTTAATCTACCTTGTACAATAGAGGCCTCAAATAATGTTGAATGTCCGTAAATACCAGAgaaatagagagggagagaggtgaggacAGAAAGATACAGATCAGTCATGTTTCAGATTCTTCCACTGAACTGCATGAGGAGAATGTTTTTTCTAGCTCTGATTGTATGTCCTGTATGTTTATTAAGATATCCGAATGTGTATTTCTGAATGTTTCTCTCTACATGTCAATCAGTCTCTGACCAAGACCAACAGAAAATCTCAATGAATGTGTGTCCTGAATGTGTTCACGATTGTACTGGACTCGAGCATTGCtggggtgtgtttgttttttgatattCTATGACTCTTGTCTTTTGAATGTTCTGTGGTCAACAGCGTCCCGTTCGTTTTTGGTGAATTGTTAAATTCAACCAAGTTTTAATGTAACTGTCTTACCGTCAAGTTGGGAGCAAACTGTGACCATGGCTGACGTCTTTTCAGGTCACTCGGGGCGTTTACAATTTGGCCAAACCACATTGTGAAGCAAAAAAGTGATTGTATGACCACCTCTCAAATGTTTTAGTTAACGCTTCTACACTTCTCCCACACAACACAATGTATTTCTTTCCATTTGAGCTCATTTGGTTGCACTTGAGGCAACAGCGCGACAGCGGCAGTCACCTTCTCTGCTGAGAGCAATATCACCGTAAGACAATGTGTCGTCTCTACACTGTAACAGCAGTAATAACCAGTAACAATCTCTGTGGGCGATAAGGCTTCTCCTGAGCTATTTCATCTGTGATTATCTTTAACTTTAGGTTGCTCGTAATCGGTTTCTTATTTTTTGGTCTGGtatattttttgtgaaataagAGCAAATGAAGGAATGTATCTTTTTATGTACTTGTCGATCAAGATATTGTGTACTTTATTCTTTATCAGAATACCACTGTATATTATGTTTCTTAAACAAGATTGATGAAgttgtactgtatattagtTCTGCATTTTTTCCACATGCTTTACCCCTTTTGATTTCATGTTCACACAAGTTAGTCTCATAAATTTGAGAATGTAACATACAATACTTCATTCTCTGTGAAAATATACTAAATAAATATTCTTTTGATGAAATTCTA contains:
- the smap2 gene encoding stromal membrane-associated protein 2, coding for MMTGKSVKDVDRYQAVLNSLLALEENKFCADCESKGPRWASWNLGIFICIRCAGIHRNLGVHISKVKSVNLDQWTQEQVQCVQEMGNAKAKRLYEAFLPECFQRPETDQSAEVFIRDKYDKKKYMDKVIDIQMLRKEKSCDNIPKEPVVFEKMKLKKDISPKTASQSVTDLLGLDAPAPSPAVSNGGGCVPDSNGSPAVSNPALAHSALDLFSSLPAPSSASSTKTTPVSNSMPQSRVTASVPENLSLFLDPAPKVEEGVVKKLSKDSILSLYASTPSVHASSMATHGLYMNQMGYPTHPYGSYHSLAQAGGMGGAMMTSQMAMMGQQQSGMIGVQQNGMMGQQNGLIGGQGVMAQPGGVMAPPYMSGMTQGMIGQQQSRMMVQQPTGMMGQQQVGGLATLPHQQVYGVQQAQQLQWNITQMTQHVAGMNLYNTNSMMGYSSQHMGGSTAPGSEHMTAHVWK